The Helicobacter fennelliae nucleotide sequence TAGCAAGCCCAATGTCATGATATGGCGCGACAAATACCTTAAACTCATTCCGTAAATGCGGTATAAAAGCAGTATCTGGCGGATATGGACCGACAAATATTTCTTGTGCTGTTTTGGCGCGTGTTTTTTGTGCGTTTGTTTTTTGGATTTTTTGTTTTTGGGCTTCTTGTGTGAGGCGAGCATTGACTTTTTGAATGGCTTTTTTGATCACGCTATCTTCTTTGCCGCCAATTGCGCCATTATCTCCACAATGCGGATTAAACCCAAGCACTAAAGCTTTTTCACACTGCAAGCTCTGAAAAAGTAGCAGTAAAAATTTTTCATAAGCACTTGCTGTGATTTTTTGGCTTACTTTTTTGAGCGGAATATGATCGCTAAAAAGCCCAACAAGCATTTTTTGATTGCCAAGTGCCATTATGGCTTTTTTGTCATAGCGAGCAGAGAGCACTTCTGTGTGCCCGACAAAATCAATGCCTGCTTTTTTCCAAGCGGCTTTGTGTATGGGTAGAGTAATGATTGCTTGAGCTTGCGCGCTATCAAGCAAATCAAGCCCCGTGATAAAACTCTCAAAACTATATGCACCACTTTTTTTTGAGATTTTGGCGATGTGGATTGTCGGGATTTTGGCTTTTGGTGGGGC carries:
- the pdxA gene encoding 4-hydroxythreonine-4-phosphate dehydrogenase, translating into MKKSNLRGMHSRKKPHTKPHVAISIGDINGVGAEIALREHSFIKTLCEPLYCVHKELMQNAAQLLGVAFPNDMVFAPPKAKIPTIHIAKISKKSGAYSFESFITGLDLLDSAQAQAIITLPIHKAAWKKAGIDFVGHTEVLSARYDKKAIMALGNQKMLVGLFSDHIPLKKVSQKITASAYEKFLLLLFQSLQCEKALVLGFNPHCGDNGAIGGKEDSVIKKAIQKVNARLTQEAQKQKIQKTNAQKTRAKTAQEIFVGPYPPDTAFIPHLRNEFKVFVAPYHDIGLATLKALYFDSSINISLNLPIIRTSVDHGVAYDLAYKGICNTQSYKNAVCMALELIQKQAKNKATKSNSKKEKK